A window of Gossypium hirsutum isolate 1008001.06 chromosome D13, Gossypium_hirsutum_v2.1, whole genome shotgun sequence genomic DNA:
atatgtTAATATACCTCCCCAATGCCATCAATATTGTAGTGCCAGAAGCTATCACGGTTAACACCGACTTCTGAAGGACTAGATGCCATGATATCGAGTAAACTCTCGCTTATATTATCTGGTTGAGTGTAAGAACTAGCACGAGTTGAGACAATTTCTGTGGAAACAGGATCATTCAAATTGATAGGTATATCAGATCGAGGCACTTGGGGCATGATCACGTGGTACTCGTTtgaacttaacctatttccattTGCTTGGTTAGAGAAGCTCCCTCTACCATAACTACTGTTTGACCTCCTGGTCCGAACTGAAGAAGCAACACCACTATCCCTCCAGTTTCTGGTTTGCCTTGAATCAGCAGAACTAAAAACACCGTGACTAGGACCGTTGTTCTGTCCCTCCAAAGATGACCCACTCAACTTCTTTCCCCTACTGGAACCGGAGGAACTTCCCTCTCCATCAGAGTTTCTCGTTTTAACTGTGTCTTCCCTTCTTCTAGTGCTTGAATCTGATGATGAACAACCAGATGGGACAACATCGGATATGGACTTACATCTTAAATTTCTCAAACCATACCTGCTTGCGTTAGCACGAGTTGCCAAGCCCACAGAAGCCCTTGGAGATCTCTGAATCATGTTTTTCCTCGATCTTGTGCTCGATGCCACACCAGAACTTCGCACTTCCCAGGAATCCACATTTCCAGATTCAGACTGTGGAACGAGCTCCGACTCTTGCAATTCATCCCGAACACTACTAGTTTCCAGCTGAGATGATAGCTTCTTCTGAGGATTTATAGAGGATTTTCTATTGTTACTAACAGTAGGGTTTACTCTAGATGAACTTCCAATTATTCCCTTTCCATTTCTTGAGCAGCCATTAGGAGTATCATTCATGGAGTTTAGCCTGGCACCACATCCATTTCGATTGCAAAACCGAGCATTTCGTTCTCTGTTATTAACATGATCGTTCAAAACCAGACCTGATCCCTTTCCAAGCCCACCAGCACCTCTTTTACCACCATACTCATCCATCTAGGTAAACAAATACCCTTTACACCTGAAAGACATCAAAATAATGCATCATATAACATAATCCTGCAACATGACATAACTTTAGGACaggaaagaggaaaaaaaaacccataaaaacCATAAATTCATTAAGAAGAACTAAACCAAAAGTTAAACAGTTTACAAAAATGAACCATTTATTAAAATCCCAGAAACTTTCCACCCAACAGTTAAAGCCTAAAGGGATACTCAAATTTGAAACCAGAAAGGTAAAGTTCTGTCTTTGTTCAACCTAAACATAATATGTATTGCCGTGTAACCTTGAAGTAAAATGAAAAAGAACACAAAATATTACCAAGAACAGTTTGTAAAACTTAGTCCAAAGCCCAAATTCTATTTTACAATCTACAAAAtctacatatatgcatatatatatgtgtttgaattataTAACAGAGTTTTTGTAAATTCCAAACCATATTTCCCAAGCTCTTCTTGTAAAGCATCATCGAAATAATCGATCTTTTATACTACTGTTTATAAAGTCGATTGAAACAAAGACAATTATTTGCCAAAGGAtctggtttattattattattattatctgtatttacttgaaaaaaaaattgtgagaGAAATAAATAGAGAAAGGATGAAGCTATCTGTGACTGATGAAAAAGAGAAATAATGGATAGAATTTACAGAGTTAAATTAAAAGGAAAGAACAgcaatcaaaatttacttattccT
This region includes:
- the LOC107888378 gene encoding uncharacterized protein is translated as MDEYGGKRGAGGLGKGSGLVLNDHVNNRERNARFCNRNGCGARLNSMNDTPNGCSRNGKGIIGSSSRVNPTVSNNRKSSINPQKKLSSQLETSSVRDELQESELVPQSESGNVDSWEVRSSGVASSTRSRKNMIQRSPRASVGLATRANASRYGLRNLRCKSISDVVPSGCSSSDSSTRRREDTVKTRNSDGEGSSSGSSRGKKLSGSSLEGQNNGPSHGVFSSADSRQTRNWRDSGVASSVRTRRSNSSYGRGSFSNQANGNRLSSNEYHVIMPQVPRSDIPINLNDPVSTEIVSTRASSYTQPDNISESLLDIMASSPSEVGVNRDSFWHYNIDGIGEVLLALERIEQDEDLTHEQLLALETTLFLDGLNFYDQHSDMRLDIDNMSYEELLDLEERMGNVSTVLSEEALSKCLMKSIYEGASVDCDGEKDDTKCSICQEEYVNGDEVGMLQCEHRYHVTCIQNWLQVKNWCPICKFSPHN